The Flavobacterium psychrotrophum region AACCTAATACACAACAACTAAACGAATTAACTACCCAGGTAAGGCGCGACATCCTGCGTATGGTGCATGCCGTAAACAGCGGCCACCCGGGCGGATCTCTTGGCTGTACAGAATTTATGGTAGCACTTTACCAGGTAATTATGGACCGTAAAGAAGGCTTTGACATGGACGGCAGGGATGAAGATATGTTCTTTCTTTCTAACGGGCACATTTCGCCGGTATTTTACAGTGTGCTTGCCCGTAGTGGCTACTTTCCGGTAAGTGAGCTTGCTACGTTCCGCCTGCTTAACTCAAGGCTTCAGGGCCACCCTACAACGCATGAAGGACTGCCGGGCGTGCGCATTGCCTCAGGCTCGCTGGGCCAGGGTATGAGTGTAGCCATTGGTGCCGCACAAACAAAAAAACTTAACAAGGATAACCACATAGTATATACCCTGCATGGCGATGGCGAATTACAGGAAGGCCAAAACTGGGAAGCTATAATGTATGCTGCGGCTTACAAAGTAGATAACCTTATTAGTACCGTAGATCTTAATGGCAAGCAGATAGACGGCGCTACTGACGAGGTACTGCCTATGGGCAGCCTGAGCGCTAAGTTTGTTGCATTTGGCTGGGATGTAGTTGAAATAGCCGCCGGTAATAACCTCGAAGCAATTATTGCAGGCATGACCGAAGCAAAAGCAAAATCTGGCCAGGGCAAACCGGTTGTAGTACTGCTGCATACAGAAATGGGCAATGGTGTAGACTTTATGATGCACACGCACGCATGGCATGGCAAAGCGCCTAACGATGCCCAGCTTGCTGCTGCATTCGAACAAAACCCGGTAACTTTAGGCGACTATTAATTTTATTAAAGATTGAAGATTTAAAATTGAAAGATTCTATAGCGTTTACAAAACGATGAAATTTTTTAGTCTTTCAATAATTAAATTTTTAAGTTGAAGATCATGACAAAATATACAAATACAGGAAGTAAAGATACCCGTTCGGGTTTTGGCGACGGCCTTACTGAACTTGGACAGACTAATGAAAATGTAGTTGCCCTGTGCGCCGACCTTATTGGCTCACTAAAAATGGATGATTTTAAGAAGAACCACCCAGAGCGTTTCTTTCAGGTAGGTATTGCTGAGGCTAATATGATAGGTATGGCGGCAGGTATGACTCTTGGCGGCAAGATTCCGTTTACCGGTACGTTTGCTAACTTCTCTACAGGAAGGGTGTACGACCAGATTCGGCAGAGTGTAGCGTATTCAGATAAGAACGTAAAGATATGTGCATCGCACGCAGGCCTTACCCTGGGAGAAGATGGTGCTACCCACCAGATTCTTGAGGACATTGGGTTAATGAAAATGCTTCCGGGCATGACGGTTATCAATACCTGCGATTATGCACAAACTAAAGCGGCTACGATAGCTATTGCCGCTCATCACGGCCCTGTTTATTTACGTTTTGGGCGTCCTGTAGTACCTAACTTTACAGGAGAACAGGAGTTTGTAATTGGTAAAGCAATACTTTTAAACGAAGGTAACGATGTAACTATAGTAGCCACAGGCCACCTTGTTTGGGAAGCACTTGTTGCCGCTGAAGCGCTGGAAGCTAAAGGCATTAGTGCCGAGGTGATTAACATACATACTATTAAACCACTTGATGATGAAGCCATTCTTAAATCGGTTGGTAAAACAGGTTGTGTAGTTACTGCCGAAGAGCACAACATACTGGGCGGACTGGGCGAAAGCGTGGCCCGTGTACTATCTCTAAACAATCCTGCCCCACAGGAATTTGTAGCTGTACAGGACAGTTTTGGCGAAAGCGGAACTCCTGCTCAACTTATGGATAAATACAGCCTTAATAGCGCTGCTATTATTGCCGCTGCT contains the following coding sequences:
- a CDS encoding transketolase family protein: MTKYTNTGSKDTRSGFGDGLTELGQTNENVVALCADLIGSLKMDDFKKNHPERFFQVGIAEANMIGMAAGMTLGGKIPFTGTFANFSTGRVYDQIRQSVAYSDKNVKICASHAGLTLGEDGATHQILEDIGLMKMLPGMTVINTCDYAQTKAATIAIAAHHGPVYLRFGRPVVPNFTGEQEFVIGKAILLNEGNDVTIVATGHLVWEALVAAEALEAKGISAEVINIHTIKPLDDEAILKSVGKTGCVVTAEEHNILGGLGESVARVLSLNNPAPQEFVAVQDSFGESGTPAQLMDKYSLNSAAIIAAAEKVIARKK
- a CDS encoding transketolase — its product is MKPNTQQLNELTTQVRRDILRMVHAVNSGHPGGSLGCTEFMVALYQVIMDRKEGFDMDGRDEDMFFLSNGHISPVFYSVLARSGYFPVSELATFRLLNSRLQGHPTTHEGLPGVRIASGSLGQGMSVAIGAAQTKKLNKDNHIVYTLHGDGELQEGQNWEAIMYAAAYKVDNLISTVDLNGKQIDGATDEVLPMGSLSAKFVAFGWDVVEIAAGNNLEAIIAGMTEAKAKSGQGKPVVVLLHTEMGNGVDFMMHTHAWHGKAPNDAQLAAAFEQNPVTLGDY